One Eptesicus fuscus isolate TK198812 chromosome 13, DD_ASM_mEF_20220401, whole genome shotgun sequence genomic window, GCTGGGAACCCTGAGGGGCTGGTGATGGGTGGCGGTGGATAGGGCTCGTGCTGAGCCCCTAGTGCTGGCtgacctccctccctgcccctctgcctctccctgcagCAGCACGAGTCCCTGGAGAAACACAACCATGCTCTGCGGAAGGAGATCCAGGGCCTGCGGGCGGAGCTGGCGTGGTGGGGTCGGACCCTGCACATGCACGAGCGCCTGTGCCTGATGGGCTGTGCCTCCTGCTCGGCTCCTCTgccccctggctgctggggccaggccaggcggcCCCTCGGCCCCGAGCCTCACAGGCAGCATGGCTGccaggagcaaccaggcctgttCCAGACCCCAGTCTCCTCTCCCCCGGCTCAGCAACTCTCTCCACACCCGCAGCCTCGTGGCTCCCCTGgcctcctgtcccctctgccctgGCTGTCCCCGAGCCCCACCCAATCTGCGTCGCCCTCTGGCTCCAGCGTATTGGCACCTTCCTCCAAGCTCaaagcccccccgccccactcatcagcccaacctgcccctcaCCAGCCCCGTGGGCCCGAGCACCTCAGCAGGGGGAAGCTGGTGCCCTCCCCGCTCAGCCCCTCGGCTGCTCTGGGGCTGGCCTGCCTGCAGGACCTGGAGCACAAGCCTGCTTTCTCAGCAGCAGACCAGCCCGGGCTGGGTGTGGACCTCGGCCCCCACCCGCTCCAGGCCTTCCCCCTGCTCTCCTCTGCTCAAGTCCACTTCTGACCCGGCCCCTGGAGCTGGGCTGGCCCTTCCTCAGGCTCAGGAAGCGGCCTTGGCACAGAGTCTCCTCCACGGCCCCCAGAGGCTGCCCTTCCGGGCCGACCAGCTGGCCCAGGACTTCCCAGGAAAAGGAAGCCGGCATCGTGTGCCCGTCGCCGACCAGGCCCTGTCACCACAGCTCTCTTATCTCAACTCCATGGTCATCCTGCAAAGTCCAGATGATCACTTTTTCAGAGAAGCAGACAGAAGTTCAGAGAAGGCAacgacttgtccaaggtcacacagcctttCTTGGGGCCCAAAACGCcactctctgccccttcctctgcTGGTGGGATCCTGGCCCGGGCACCGTAGGGGCTGAAGTCCCAGGAACTGCAGGCTGGTGTGAGGATGTTTAagtgctgggagcagggaggagctctcccttccactttatgATTCCCAGGGCCACAGAGCGCTGAGTCCCTGAAACCTTGTCCTAACGAGGGGGTCCAGAGTCCAAGCCTGGGCGGGGGAGAAGCCTGGCGGGAGCCTGGAGGGGACTCTTTCTTCCGCTAGCAGGGTTTTCAGTTTCAGAACTgaacctggggggaggggaggttggggaGAAGCCTGGAAGTCTCCCCTGGGGTTTCTGCAGGTGAGGTGCCTATAGGCATACGAAGACCTGGGGAAATGCTGCAGGGTCAGCTTTCCAGGCTTTTCCCAAatagttccctgcctccctcctgcccccaaggCCACGTGGGGGCGGGGTGTGATGTCCTGAGAGCCCTGCACATTGTGCACAACAGGCTGGAGGAAAGAGTGAGGGAAGGGCCGGGTGCAGGGTTCTGTTGAAGCAAGTGCTGGACCCGAACCTGAACCCGGCAGTAGAGAGACCTGTCTTCTTCAGCACCACCCCATCCTTgtgccgccccaggcccctctgACAGTGGCCCTCATTGTTCTTTGGTCTGATGGAAGAACAGGGCCTGGGGACCAGGCTGGAGCTCAGCTGCAGTGTCTGCTCCAAatggggttctcactcagacccAGGACAAGCACTGTAAGGGGCTTCAGGTGAGAAGAGCCCACTCTTTGTCCAGATGTTCAGCAGACACTACGCTAGCGAGTGTTAGACACACTCCAGGATGCTGAGCCTGTCTCCGCACATTGCTATGGTAAATAAAGTGTTTTCTGATTCCTTTTGCTTTGGCTAATGGTTTAAAGCTCTGCTTGTACATTGTACTATTGAAAACAAAGGGCCTCTGAAAGAGAGAGTTGTCTAGAATCTTAGGGGTGGGCAGTCCCTCATGGACCTCCTAATCTAACCCCCCTCCCATatttcagatgaaaaaactgaggcccagacatgggatggacttgcccaaggccacccagcaAGAGTAGGTTTAATGGTCACAGGATTGTGGGTGGCAGCAGAGCTGGGTCACCAGAGGTTTGGGGAGAGCAGACTGGTGGGAGGGAAGCCGAGATGCTAATTAGAGGGACCAGAGTTGATATAATGCACATGGACCAGGACGCGATGGGGGATGAGGATACCAGGGTCTGACTTGTGTCTCTATACCTAAAATTTGTCAGGCACCTGCTTGTTTTACTTGGGTTAATTCAGTGACACCTCTACTAACACTGttcagaaggggaaactgaggcccaggggagtTAAGTACcaagttcaaggtcacacagctaggaaatggCATAGAACTGATGCAACATCAGGACCATATGGCCACAGGCAATCTTGCTTCCCCATCTTCTCCCTGTAGGCCCTGCACGGAGGGACAGCTATAGGCTGATAGATATGACCCAAGAAGATCTAAGCCTTCCTTAAGTTTATAACACATAAGAGAGGGATGTGACTAAATTAGCCTTGGTACACTCATACGATGATGACTGAAGAGGTCCTAAGAACAAAGAATGCtttgaagaatatttaatgagATGAGAAAATGCTTTGACatattaagcagaaaaaaaaaaatagaatgtgcAACTGTCACTACAGTTGGGTAttcttcttgtttaaaaaatataaactgaaTCGAAGAAGTGGGCAGAGGAAGGGTCGATTTTGGAGGGATATGTGCTAATATCTGTGAAGCCATCACTATTGCAGGAGCCTTCCACATGCTCAAAGAGATGGGAAGAATCTATATCTGAGTGtatctattgctacataacaaattacTCCAAATCTTATcctctcacagtttctgtgggggCAGGAATCTGGGTGTGACTTCGCTGGGTGCCTCTGACTCAGGACACAGGCTCCAACCAAAATattggccagggctgcagccactcAAAGGCTCGACTGGGGGAATTCAATTCCAAGCTCTCTTCGAGGGCTGTCTTCAGGCCTCAGGAGGTCCACTTCCAAGCTCACTTCCAAGGTTGGTGGCAGGATTCTGTTCCTTGCGAGCTGTTGGACTGGGGAGTTCAGCTTCTTGTAGGCTGTTGGCTGGAGATGTAAGC contains:
- the BATF2 gene encoding basic leucine zipper transcriptional factor ATF-like 2, with the protein product MHLCGGEGLLTGTDPEGQQRQLKKKQENRASAQRSRRRHTDKADALHQQHESLEKHNHALRKEIQGLRAELAWWGRTLHMHERLCLMGCASCSAPLPPGCWGQARRPLGPEPHRQHGCQEQPGLFQTPVSSPPAQQLSPHPQPRGSPGLLSPLPWLSPSPTQSASPSGSSVLAPSSKLKAPPPHSSAQPAPHQPRGPEHLSRGKLVPSPLSPSAALGLACLQDLEHKPAFSAADQPGLGVDLGPHPLQAFPLLSSAQVHF